The region CAGAGGCCTATTATCGCGATGAGGAGGCTTTTCAACAGCTTCTCTATCGGGAGGATCTGGACGCCGTGATGATCGCCACGCCGTGGGATTGGCATGCGCGCATGGCGGTGCAGTCGATGCGCTGTGGCAAGTATACCGCCGTAGAGGTGCCGGCCGCTCTGTCGCTCCAGGAATGCTGGGACCTGGTCAACACCTTTGAAGAGACGCAGGTGCCGTGCATGATGTTGGAGAACTGGAGTTTTCGCCGAGACAACCTGGCAGTGCTGAACATGATCCGCAAAGGCCTGTTGGGCGAGATCGTTTATTGTCATGCCGCTCATTCACACGACTGTGTCGATCACTGGTTTTTTACGCCTGATGGACAGATGCGCTGGGGCGGCCGTTTTTTACTCGATTATAATCGCGATCAATATCCCACCCACAGCATGGGCCCGGTTTTCGGCTGGATGGATCTGGGCTATGGAGATTATTTCGATACCATCTCTTCCGTGGCTACCCGTTCTCTGGGCATCAACGCTTATTTCAAACGTAAATTCGGGCCCGATCATCCCAACGCCCGTTTGACCTACCGTCAGGGCGATATCGTCACCTCCACGGTGAAAACCAAAAAGGGCAACACCCTGATCATCAATTATGATATGCAACTGCCGCGGCCGTACGACAACCGCTGGACCATCCAGGGAACCGAAGGGATCTACAACAAACAGCGGAATTCGGTCTATTTGACCCGCATCAGTCCCAAGTATCACGAGTGGGAACCGTTTCCGCCTTATCAGGACCGTTACGACCATGTCTGGTGGCGCACGCATGGTGAAAAGGCGCTGCAGGCTGGACACAGCGGAACGGATTATATGGAGCTGCTGCTTTTCCTGGAGGCGGTGCGCAAAAAGAGCGCTCCACCCATCAGTATCTATGACTCTGTGTTGATGAGCGTGGTGATCCCGCTTTCCGGTTTGTCCATTGAAAAGGGAAGTGTGCCGATCGAATGTCCGGATTTCACCCGCGGCAAATGGAAGACCAATAAACCAGCTTTTGCGTTGGAGGCTTGAATATCTTTAAAAACGATGAGGGAGCAGACATTTTATGACGTCTCGTGAACGCTGGCTGGAGGTGCTGCATCGACGTAAACCGGATCGACTGCCGACGTTTCTCACCGCCACCCCGGAGGCGTTGGCCAATCTCTACCGCTATTTACAGGTGGCGGATTATGAGGCCGCATGCAGGAAACTGGACATCGATTTGTGCCTGTGGGTGGAGCCGCGCTATGTGGGACCCAAACTCGCGCCCAACACCACAGTGTTCGGCGCACATTATCAGGATATCGCCTATGACGGCGGCGTGTACACCGGGCTGGACGGTGTGGTGGATCACCATCCTCTGGCTCGCTTTACCACGGTGGAGGAGATCGAAGCCGATTACACCTGGCCTTCTGCGGACTGGTGGGATTTCAGTCATCTGGAAAAAGAGATCCGCGGCAAGGAGGATTGGGTGATCATCGGCGGCGGGTCAGAGCCGTTCATGGATTACAAGGAGCAGCTGCGCGGCACTGAACAGGCCTTCATCGACCTGTATGAGAATCCTGAGATCGTCCATTACTGCCTGGGGAAATTATATGATCTCTGCTATGAAAAAACGCGTCGGCTGTATGAGGCGATTCCAAGCCGGGTGCTGGTCTCCTGGGTGGCGGAGGATATGGGCACGCAGGAGAGCCTGCTCTATTCTCCGCAGCACATTCGACACTACTTCTTGCCGCATATGAAGCGCATGATCAGACTGGTGCACGAAGCCGGGGCTTTTGTTTTTCATCACAGTGACGGAGCGATCCGCCCGATCATTCCGGACATGATCCAGCTGGGCATCGATGTACTCAATCCCATTCAATGGCGTTGCCAAGGCATGGATCGGCAGGGATTGGCCGATGATTTCGGCGCACAGGTGATCTTCCACGGCGGCATAGACAACCAGTACACTCTGGCGTTCGGCTCAGAAGAGGAGATCCGCCAGGAAGTGTTCGAGAACATTCGCGTGCTCGGCGCCCATGACGGCTATATCCCTGGCCCGTGCCATAATATTCAGGTGACCAGCTCTCCGCAGAGCATGGTGGCTATGTACCGCGCTATTGCCGAGGCGAGCTAAAGATATGCTTCCATAGTACTTACGGCTATCGGTTCACTGAGAACGGTCGCGGGCGCTGGGAGTGAAATAGCTCTTGATAATCTTTTATTTTAAAATTATCTTGAACCGCATACAAAAGGAGACCTTATTCAGGCTGCCAAGGAAAGGGCCATGAAAGATGCTGAACGCAAAGCGGTTGAACAGGGCAACGGTTTGTACATCGAATCCCAGAGCAGGGTGCACAATTACATGACTGTGGAGGACGAGATCAAGAGTATGGCCACAGGCTACATCGTCAGTAAAAAGGTGCTGACCGATGCGATGGAGTCTGCCCTGCCGCGCTATCATGTGCAGATCGAAGCGGATGTCAAGTGCGGCGATCTTTCTCAATTGACCGCTGATGCACAGGAAGAGCAAAAGGCCAAGGCCTTGCCGGCCAGCTATATCTATCACATGGTTTTTGCTTCAAAAGCGGCGGAGGGTTCCTGGCAGGCGAAACAGATCAGGAACGGAGAGGTGATACGCGTCGGTGATCGCCTGCAGTTGGAGATGCAACCGGCCAATCCATGTCATCTGATCATGGTGCTGGAAAACAGCCAGGGACGCATCGAGCGCAGGAATCTCCGCAGCGGTGAAAAAGTGGCCGGCAGCGGCATTCTGGCTAAAGCCTTTCGCGTTGAGGTGCAACCCTGATGAATCGGAGACGTTTTATCGCCTCTGCCTTGACTGCTGCAGCTGCCAGTTCTGTAGGCGTGGGATGCGAACGCAAGGAATTCGATCTGCTTATCGCTCAGGGTCTGGTGTTTGATGGCCTGGGGAATGAACCGGCTGTCATGGATATCGGCGTGCGCGGTGACCGCATCGTGGCCCTGGGTGATCTGAGCGGCCGTTCCTGTCATCGATGGATCAACGCTGCCGGTATGGCGGTCACGCCCGGTTTTATCGATGTACATGCGCACAGCGATGTGGCGCTGCTGGCAAACCCCAATGCTGAGAGCAAGATCCACCAGGGCGTCACCACGGAGATCTGCGGTAATTGCGGCGATTCCCCCTATCCCCTGGATGAGGTGAGATCCCGAGAAACCATCGCTGCGCTGCAAAGGCAATACGAGTTGGCGGTGAACTGGCGTGACCTGGCCGGTTATTTTGATCAAGTGGAGAAAAACGGCGTCTGCCTCAATGTGGCTGTGCTGGTGGGCCACAGCAGTTTGCGCGAAGCGGCGATGGGGCCGGATGATCGGGCGCCGAGCGCGACAGAATTACGCACCATGTGCGCCA is a window of bacterium DNA encoding:
- a CDS encoding Gfo/Idh/MocA family oxidoreductase; its protein translation is MWSKEINRRDFIKTGAAGAAWVNILSSRSACSADSKELRLGFIGTGSRGRSLMHTLLTMPGVRFPALCDINLENLQQAQAMVEKSGQPKPEAYYRDEEAFQQLLYREDLDAVMIATPWDWHARMAVQSMRCGKYTAVEVPAALSLQECWDLVNTFEETQVPCMMLENWSFRRDNLAVLNMIRKGLLGEIVYCHAAHSHDCVDHWFFTPDGQMRWGGRFLLDYNRDQYPTHSMGPVFGWMDLGYGDYFDTISSVATRSLGINAYFKRKFGPDHPNARLTYRQGDIVTSTVKTKKGNTLIINYDMQLPRPYDNRWTIQGTEGIYNKQRNSVYLTRISPKYHEWEPFPPYQDRYDHVWWRTHGEKALQAGHSGTDYMELLLFLEAVRKKSAPPISIYDSVLMSVVIPLSGLSIEKGSVPIECPDFTRGKWKTNKPAFALEA
- a CDS encoding uroporphyrinogen-III decarboxylase-like protein translates to MTSRERWLEVLHRRKPDRLPTFLTATPEALANLYRYLQVADYEAACRKLDIDLCLWVEPRYVGPKLAPNTTVFGAHYQDIAYDGGVYTGLDGVVDHHPLARFTTVEEIEADYTWPSADWWDFSHLEKEIRGKEDWVIIGGGSEPFMDYKEQLRGTEQAFIDLYENPEIVHYCLGKLYDLCYEKTRRLYEAIPSRVLVSWVAEDMGTQESLLYSPQHIRHYFLPHMKRMIRLVHEAGAFVFHHSDGAIRPIIPDMIQLGIDVLNPIQWRCQGMDRQGLADDFGAQVIFHGGIDNQYTLAFGSEEEIRQEVFENIRVLGAHDGYIPGPCHNIQVTSSPQSMVAMYRAIAEAS